Proteins from one Podospora pseudoanserina strain CBS 124.78 chromosome 1, whole genome shotgun sequence genomic window:
- the CRH1_2 gene encoding transglycosylase (EggNog:ENOG503NUG7; CAZy:GH16; COG:G) — MTINVDFRRGSVDSFIASGGAPSYSSDGVTFSVSRPGEAPQLSSLFYIMFGRVEVTMKAAPGAGIVSSLVLLSDTLDEIDFEWLGADDSEVQTNYFSKGQTTTYNRGQFNPAPNNQGEFITYIIDWTPQRIQWYVGGTLVRTLGYDEAEGQFPQTPMQVKFGAWSGGDSATNPPGTVEWARGPTDYSRGPFSMVVRSAVVTDYSTGKSYTYGDNSGTWQSIRSEGGKVYGNSGGAGGITVTASAAPVATDVSPTVPVGGIGQGDTATQTGWPWEPTGTDGGRGGQGAIPEGWRITPDGKLRPVGGSTVSE, encoded by the coding sequence ATGACAATTAACGTCGACTTCCGCCGCGGCTCGGTCGActccttcatcgcctccGGCGGCGCCCCCTCCTACTCCTCCGACGGCGTGACCTTCTCCGTCTCCCGCCCCGGCGAAGCCCCCCAGCTCTCCTCGCTGTTCTACATCATGTTTGGCAGGGTGGAGGTAACGATGAAAGCCGCCCCCGGAGCCGGGATTGTCTCCTCGCTAGTCTTGCTGTCGGACACGCTAGACGAGATTGATTTCGAATGGCTAGGCGCAGACGACAGTGAAGTGCAGACGAATTACTTCTCAAAGGGGCAGACGACGACGTATAACAGGGGGCAGTTCAACCCTGCGCCGAATAATCAGGGGGAGTTTATCACTTATATTATTGACTGGACGCCGCAGAGGATTCAATGGTATGTTGGGGGAACGTTGGTCAGGACGTTGGGGTAtgatgaggcggaggggCAGTTTCCTCAGACGCCGATGCAGGTTAAGTTTGGGGCTTGGTCTGGGGGGGACAGCGCGACGAATCCTCCTGGGACGGTGGAGTGGGCTAGGGGCCCGACGGATTACTCTCGAGGGCCGTTTAGTATGGTTGTGAGGAGTGCGGTGGTGACGGATTATAGCACGGGGAAGAGTTATACTTATGGGGATAATAGTGGGACGTGGCAGAGTATTAGgtcggagggggggaaggtttATGGGAATAGTggtggggcgggggggaTTACGGTTACGGCGAGCGCGGCGCCGGTGGCGACGGATGTGAGTCCTACTGTCCCGGTTGGGGGGATTGGGCAGGGGGATACGGCTACGCAGACGGGGTGGCCTTGGGAGCCTACCGGGAcggatggggggaggggggggcagGGGGCGATTCcggaggggtggaggattACGCCGGATGGGAAGTTGAGGCCGGTTGGGGGTAGCACTGTGAGTGAGTAA
- a CDS encoding hypothetical protein (EggNog:ENOG503PQXC), protein MSSEACCPLHLPQTPTVLLRNPGCWPWAIDTVEICLGTLCSVVTWEYTVQNDINRGYSRIDRGQQQHADQPTTTTDGFLFHPSPGLMLFSCLVFGCAVSSFTQRRQGQDPLQLFVYTTLLGAAALVGYARRESAHLILLGYLPSATCAAMTLSISGHSLYRLLKTGSGATKDEEKAQLLGG, encoded by the exons ATGAGTTCAGAAGCATGCTGCCCTCTCCACCTACCGCAAACACCCACAGTCTTACTTCGGAACCCTGGGTGTTGGCCCTGGGCGATTGACACTGTTGAGATCTGCTTAGGCACTCTCTGTAGTGTTGTCACCTGGGAATACACCGTTCAAAACGATATCAATCGAGGATACAGCAGA ATTGACcgagggcagcagcagcatgcagaccaacccaccaccaccaccgatgGCTTCCTTTTTCATCCATCCCCGGGGCTGATGCTCTTCTCATGCCTGGTCTTTGGTTGCGCCGTGTCTTCGTTTACCCAGCGACGACAGGGCCAAGATCCTCTTCAACTATTTGTGTACACCACGCTTCTCGGTGCTGCAGCTCTTGTTGGATATGCACGTCGAGAGAGCGCCCACCTGATCCTCCTGGGGTACTTACCCTCGGCCACATGCGCGGCTATGACCCTAAGCATCTCAGGACATAGTCTGTACAGGTTGCTCAAGACTGGTTCTGGAGCGACCAAGGACGAAGAAAAGGCCCAACTTCTCGGTGGTTGA
- a CDS encoding hypothetical protein (EggNog:ENOG503PMXC), translating to MERPGFPHGQLPPRARDQDVHSKAKIMSCGGMIGTSILFPLANGEGNSFRTITLILFIITAIAFHAIYTEPFIRSGPSTAPVALVLLLLVVIAAGPTKKDLVPWLPLFVTAWSLVTLMINKHMATASPHLSISADYPFTGVTIGAATERSFRSMSSQDRRQPQFESNRQNPLYFGRHGPPSRYSQRTSTMSSDISLSSMPAQRQEHWDPHTQAFFDNQEMQELARYLPEPTLPRTQHDQESDLNTETETQASETARFLLGRQ from the exons ATGGAGCGCCCCGGTTTTCCCCATGGGCAGCTGCCTCCGCGAGCGCGAGATCAAGATGTTCATAGTAAGGCCAAAATCATGTCCTGCGGTGGCATGATTGGCACATCTATTCTTTTCCCGCTGGCCAACGGCGAAGGGAACTCCTTCCGTACCAT CACCCTCATTCTGTTCATCATCACGGCTATTGCGTTCCACGCAATCTATACAGAGCCGTTCATTAG ATCTGGACCTTCCACGGCCCCAGTTGCCTTGGTCCTATTATTGCTTGTTGTCATTGCCGCAGGCCCTACTAAGAAGGACCTGGTGCCTTGGCTTCCGCTCTTCGTAACAGCCTGGAGTCTTGTCACTCTTATGATTAACAAGCACATGGCAACCGCGTCACCACACCTGTCAATATCAGCCGACTATCCCTTTACAGGCGTCACAATTGGAGCTGCAACGGAGCGGTCCTTCCGGTCCATGTCCAGTCAGGACAGGCGCCAGCCCCAGTTTGAATCCAACCGCCAAAACCCATTGTACTTTGGACGACATGGTCCACCCTCCAGGTATTCCCAGAGGACAAGCACAATGAGTTCAGACATTTCTCTTTCCAGCATGCCAGCGCAACGCCAGGAGCACTGGGATCCTCACACCCAGGCCTTTTTTGACAACCAGGAGATGCAGGAACTTGCCCGGTATTTGCCAGAGCCCACTCTTCCCAGGACTCAGCATGACCAAGAGAGTGACTTGAACACAGAAACTGAGACCCAGGCGTCAGAGACGGCCCGCTTCTTGCTTGGTCGTCAATAA
- the ARO8_2 gene encoding Aromatic/aminoadipate aminotransferase 1 (COG:E; EggNog:ENOG503NU3Z), which yields MRRAARLGSGAAAVVPRSRSWGLTSRPGFIKNYKKAQSNNGQQASFHSRPKLDSPAEATVIGGPSPLPEVELPDIPETPTKNKRVTIGEILERRRRAGRLVAPTAAGCDSGVFKGDSSGKPMAKDMSHHLSYEASIREPCKLKQAARHLKTPGIISLGGGLPCPEYFPINSISLSVPDYLHNPTLSPPEVHPAFQDITIGKYDTHPSAPVQKEYDLSISLNYAQAHGSAQLIRFVTEHTELVSNPPYADWKTCLTVGSTGALEQTLRMLCDSSRNDSILTEEFSFATALETAHPLGIPTFGVPIDEQGLIPSELDHILSTWSPSERDNKRKPHVLYTVPSGQNPTGATQGPERRRQIYDICSKHDLVIIEDEPYYYLQLPPTITPTPTPAPSNTTDFLDSLLPTLLSMDTDGRVIRMDSFSKVLVPGSRLGWLTASDQLVERFLRHAEVANQGPSGFSQVILHKLLDETWGHEGYLKWLMVLQREYTERRNTLLKACEEYLPKEVVSWGVVRAGMFQWLHLDHTLHPDSRTKSILEIEEEIFESCIDKGVLIARGSWFRAQQEVAPTGLFFRATFAAATPGNMTEAIRRLGGAVRESFRL from the exons ATGCGGAGAGCTGCCCGTCTCGGCTCCGGGGCCGCTGCTGTGGTGCCCCGGTCTCGGAGTTGGGGTTTGACGTCTCGGCCGGGTTTCATCAAAAATTATAAGAAAGCTCAAAGCAACAATGGCCAACAGGCATCATTTCACAGCAGACCAAAGTTAGATTCGCCTGCCGAGGCGACGGTGATTGGTGGTCCTTCACCTCTGCCTGAGGTTGAGTTGCCAGATATCCCAGAGACACCGACGAAGAATAAAAGGGTGACTATTGGCgagattttggagaggaggaggagggcggggaggttggtggccCCGACAGCGGCGGGGTGTGATTCAGGGGTTTTCAAGGGGGAT TCATCAGGAAAGCCCATGGCAAAGGATATGAGCC ATCATCTCTCCTACGAAGCTTCTATCCGCGAACCATGCAAGCTCAAACAAGCTGCCCGCCACCTCAAAACCCCTGGCATCATCTCACTCGGCGGTGGCCTTCCGTGCCCAGAGTACTTCCccatcaactccatctccctctccgtcCCAGATTACCTTCACAACCCAACTCTCTCGCCCCCAGAGGTCCACCCCGCCTTCCAAGACATCACCATCGGCAAATACGACACCCATCCCTCAGCCCCAGTCCAAAAAGAATACGACCTTTCCATCTCACTCAACTACGCTCAAGCACATGGCTCGGCCCAACTCATCCGCTTCGTAACCGAACACACGGAACTcgtctccaaccccccctaCGCCGACTGGAAAACCTGCCTCACCGTCGGCTCGACCGGTGCTTTAGAGCAAACCCTCCGCATGCTCTGCGACTCCTCCAGAAACGACTCCATCCTCACAGAAGAATTCTCTTTTGCCACGGCCTTGGAAACAGCCCACCCTTTGGGCATCCCCACCTTTGGCGTCCCCATCGACGAGCAAGGCCTTATCCCCTCCGAACTAGACCACATCCTCTCAACATGGAGCCCTTCCGAACGGGACAACAAGCGAAAACCACACGTCTTATACACGGTGCCATCCGGTCAGAACCCAACAGGAGCAACCCAAGGCCCAGAGCGAAGAAGGCAAATCTACGACATCTGCTCCAAGCACGATCTTGTAATCATCGAAGACGAACCATATTACTACCTCCAACTCCcgcccaccatcaccccaaCCCCTACCCCTGCCCCTTCCAACACAACCGACTTCctcgactccctcctcccaacttTGTTGAGCATGGACACGGACGGGCGAGTCATCAGGATGGACTCCTTCTCCAAAGTCCTAGTCCCCGGCTCAAGACTAGGCTGGCTCACCGCCTCAGACCAACTCGTCGAGCGCTTCCTCCGACACGCCGAAGTCGCCAACCAGGGACCCAGCGGGTTCTCGCAGGTCATTTTACATAAACTACTCGACGAGACGTGGGGTCACGAGGGGTATCTAaagtggttgatggtgctgCAGAGAGAGTACACCGAAAGAAGGAACACGCTCCTCAAGGCGTGCGAGGAGTATCTACCCAAAGAGGTGGTGAGTTGGGGTGTTGTGAGGGCGGGCATGTtt CAATGGCTCCACCTAGaccacaccctccacccGGACTCGAGAACAAAATCCATTCTCGAGATTGAAGAAGAGATTTTCGAGTCTTGTATCGACAAGGGAGTGCTCATCGCAAGGGGGAGTTGGTTTCGTGCCCAGCAGGAGGTGGCGCCGACGGGGCTGTTCTTCAGGGCTACGTTTGCGGCTGCTACGCCGGGGAATATGACTGAGGCTATTAGGCGGTTGGGCGGGGCGGTGAGGGAGAGTTTCAGGCTCTAA
- a CDS encoding hypothetical protein (COG:Q; EggNog:ENOG503NTXC): protein MGLVETAIEHVSVKSVLILGPALLLAHLAWWLVLRPAWQEIKLARMTGARPPRIPSKLPFSIDFIYRSVKASMNYQNLPMWKSLFVQANSSTVENRIAGRRVVMTCDPENIKAILATQFGDYGKGEPFHREWKAFLGDSIFTTDGDLWHGSRQLIRPQFIKDRVSDLHVFEKHMQTLFRAIANGGALNGEGQHVDLEAGNGKPVDISDLFFRFTLDSATDFLLGKDVKSLSNPRQEFAEAFAEVQRVQSIISRAGPLNVFVPRGSFRKGMKIINAFINQYIEQTLRLDPNDLASKSDAGYTFLHALAGFTRDRQVLRDQLIAVLLAGRDTTACTLSWTIYELARHPEALKKLREEILRVVGPTRAPTYEDLKGMKYLQNVMNETLRLYPVVPFNVRLALKDTTLPRGGGPDGSLPVKVLKDTPIAYSTLVMQRREDLYPPVSANFAPVDVFSPDRWSVWQPKPWQYIPFNGGPRICIGQQFALTEMAYVLTRLFQKYERLDNYMGKIDGGNPCLRAEIVLQPGDGVKVGFWEAKKA from the exons atGGGACTCGTTGAAACAGCTATCGAGCATGTCTCGGTTAAATCAGTGTTGATCCTCGGACCAGCACTGCTTCTGGCACATTTGGCTTGGTGGCTAGTTTTGAGGCCTGCATGGCAGGAAATCAAGCTTGCCCGGATGACTGGCGCAAGGCCACCAAGGATTCCCTCCAAGTTGCCGTTCA GTATCGATTTTATTTACCGCAGCGTCAAGGCTTCAATGAACTACCAGAACCTCCCCATGTGGAAATCCCTCTTTGTACAAGCCAACTCATCAACCGTCGAGAACCGTATTGCTGGCCGCCGCGTGGTCATGACCTGCGACCCCGAGAACATCAAAGCTATCCTGGCAACCCAGTTCGGTGATTATGGCAAGGGCGAGCCCTTCCACAGGGAGTGGAAGGCCTTTTTGGGCGACAGCATTTTCACCACCGATGGAGATTTGTGGCATGGCAGCCGACAGTTGATCAGACCTCAGTTCATCAAAGACCGTGTCAGCGACCTGCACGTGTTTGAGAAGCACATGCAGACTCTCTTCCGGGCTATTGCGAACGGAGGAGCTCTCAATGGCGAGGGACAGCATGTGGATCTTGAGGCTGGCAATGGGAAGCCAGTTGATATCAGCGATTTGTTCTTCCGGTTTACACTTGACTCGGCGACAGATTTCCTGTTGGGCAAGGATGTCAAGTCTCTCAG CAACCCTCGCCAAGAATTCGCCGAAGCCTTCGCCGAAGTCCAAAGAGTTCAGTCCATCATTAGCCGTGCTGGGCCCCTCAACGTCTTCGTCCCCCGTGGCTCCTTCCGCAAGGGCATGAAAATCATCAAcgccttcatcaaccagTACATCGAGCAGACCCTCCGTCTTGACCCTAACGACCTCGCCAGCAAGTCTGACGCCGGTTATACCTTCCTGCATGCCCTGGCTGGGTTCACTCGTGATCGTCAAGTTCTCAGGGACCAACTTATTGCTGTCCTGTTGGCCGGAAGAGACACCACCGCTTGCACCTTGTCCTGGACCATCTACGAACTCGCTCGCCACCCTGAAGCTCTCAAGAAGTTGAGAGAGGAAATCTTGCGTGTGGTTGGTCCTACTCGTGCGCCTACTTATGAGGATCTCAAGGGGATGAAGTACCTTCAGAATGTCATGAACGAGACACTGAGGTTGTATCCTGTTGTGCCCTTCAA TGTCCGTCTCGCGCTCAAAGATACCACCCTCCCCCGTGGAGGCGGTCCCGATGGCTCCCTTCCAGTCAAGGTCCTTAAGGATACACCCATCGCCTACTCCACTCTCGTCATGCAACGCCGTGAAGACCTCTATCCCCCCGTATCCGCCAACTTCGCCCCAGTCGATGTCTTCAGCCCAGATCGATGGTCCGTCTGGCAACCCAAGCCATGGCAGTACATCCCCTTCAACGGCGGTCCGAGAATCTGCATCGGGCAGCAGTTTGCGCTGACCGAGATGGCATACGTGTTGACCAGGTTATTTCAAAAGTACGAGAGGCTGGACAACTACATGGGTAAGATTGATGGTGGAAACCCGTGCCTGAGGGCCGAGATTGTGCTGCAACCGGGTGATGGTGTAAAGGTTGGGTTCtgggaggccaagaaggcttGA
- the NAG1_1 gene encoding Glucosamine-6-phosphate isomerase (Glucosamine-6-phosphate deaminase) (GNPDA) (GlcN6P deaminase) (CAZy:GH20; COG:G; EggNog:ENOG503NUJ9), with translation MFSHLPSLVTALCLLYPLFPNPVAAVWPAPQKFTKGDGVQFLNQNIEVTYNGAFVRWSSSSIPSSEPQPHECPAHCSDDVNDDGQEEEVLTENLAFQQIPYTYGYTPSGFTSKEIVQAGVSRALTGIFNSKFVPWILHKPNTKYEPDLDKLEWLQTLEIIQTASDDRSAFKPLAGEVDESYNLTLSKSGHAKLTAVSSIGILRGLETFSQLFYQHSSGTFWYTPYAPVSITDSPKFPHRGILLDTARHFFPVEDILRTIDAMAWSKLNRLHIHVTDSQSWPLVIPSMPELSEKGAHHPSETYSPSDVESIQKYGAVRGVEVYFEIDMPGHIGSVSLSHPELIVAYNEQPYHWWCAQPPCGAFKLNNTAVDEFLGRLFDDLLPRVERYAAYFHTGGDELNRNDSMLDEGIRSNSSEVLQPLLQKFIDKQHERVREKGLTPVVWEEIPLEWNVTLGEGTVVQSWLGAGAVKELVGMGHRVIDSNYNFWYLDCGRGQWITWENGLPFKTGYPFNDWCGPTKSWGLIYSHDPTANLTEEEAKLVLGGEVAVWSETIDPMNLDGIVWPRASVAGEVLWSGRVDDNTGQNRSQIEAFPRLTEFRERLVRRGVRASPISQEFCVQGEPWECEFAM, from the exons ATGTTTTCTCATTTGCCGTCGCTCGTGACGGCTCTCTGCTTGCTataccccctcttccccaaccctgTAGCAGCTGTATGGCCTGCCCCTCAAAAATTCACCAAAGGAGATGGCGTCCAGTTTCTGAATCAGAACATTGAAGTCACATACAACGGTGCATTTGTACGCtggtcttcctcttccattCCTTCCTCTGAGCCACAGCCCCATGAATGCCCTGCTCACTGCTCAGATGACGTAAATGATGATggccaagaggaggaagtatTAACTGAAAACCTCGCCTTCCAACAGATTCCCTACACTTACGGCTACACGCCCTCCGGCTTCACCAGCAAGGAAATCGTCCAAGCCGGCGTCTCCAGAGCCCTCACCGGGATATTCAACAGCAAGTTTGTCCCCTGGATCCTCCACAAGCCAAACACGAAGTACGAACCCGACCTCGACAAATTAGAATGGCTCCAAACTCTCGAAATCATCCAGACCGCCTCGGACGACCGCTCCGCCTTCAAGCCACTAGCAGGCGAAGTCGACGAGTCCTACAACCTGACCCTAAGCAAATCCGGCCACGCCAAACTCACAGCCGTCTCCTCAATCGGCATCCTCCGCGGCCTGGAAACCTTTTCCCAGCTCTTCTACCAGCACTCGTCAGGCACATTCTGGTACACCCCCTACGCCCCCGTCTCAATAACCGACTCCCCCAAGTTCCCCCACCggggcatcctcctcgacacgGCCCGCCATTTCTTCCCAGTGGAGGACATCCTCAGGACAATCGACGCCATGGCCTGGAGTAAACTCAACCGCCTCCACATCCACGTCACAGACTCCCAATCCTGGCCTCTTGTCATCCCATCGATGCCAGAACTTTCCGAGAAAGGCGCACACCACCCCAGCGAGACTTACTCCCCTTCCGACGTGGAATCAATCCAGAAATACGGCGCCGTCCGCGGGGTGGAGGTCTATTTCGAGATTGACATGCCGGGGCATATTGGTTCCGTCTCGCTGTCGCATCCGGAGCTGATTGTCGCGTATAATGAGCAGCCGTATCACTGGTGGTGCGCCCAGCCGCCGTGCGGGGCGTTCAAGCTCAACAACACGGCTGTTGACgagtttttggggaggttgtttgATGATCTTTTGCCCAGGGTGGAGAGGTACGCGGCTTATTTTCACACGGGGGGGGATGAGTTGAATAGGAATGATTCTATGCTTGATGAGGGGATTAGGTCGAATAGTTCGGAGGTTTTGCAGCCGTTACTGCAAAAGTTCATTGATAAGCAGCATGAGAGGGTTAGGGAAAAGGGGCTGACGCCGGTGGTGTGGGAGGAGATTCCTTTGGAGTGGAATGTTACACTTGGAGAAGGGACGGTGGTGCAGAGCTGGcttggggcgggggcggtgaaggagttggttgggatggggCATAGGGTTATTGATAGTAATTATAATTTTTGG TACCTCGACTGTGGAAGAGGGCAGTGGATCACCTGGGAGAATGGGCTGCCTTTCAAGACGGGGTATCCGTTTAATGACTGGTGCGGACCGACAAAGTCTTGGGGGCTGATTTACTCTCATGATCCTACTGCCAACCTtacagaggaggaggcgaagcttgtgcttgggggggaggtggcggttTGGAGTGAGACGATTGATCCAATGAATCTGGATGGTATTGTCTGGCCTAGGGCGAGcgtggcgggggaggtgcttTGGTCCGGGAGGGTTGATGATAATACCGGGCAGAACAGGAGCCAGATTGAGGCTTTTCCTAGACTTACTGAGTTTAGGGAGAGATTGGtcaggaggggggtgagggcgagCCCGATTTCGCAGGAGTTTTGCGTGCAGGGTGAGCCGTGGGAGTGTGAGTTTGCTATGTGA
- a CDS encoding hypothetical protein (EggNog:ENOG503PFBC; COG:A) — translation MSIEVAIGTPLADALNMAIQTKIAELGWAGPGNEGASMAEYFVLMLANGKSEAEVASEISGDLLGLGPEDQSVPEFSRWLFEQVAALNSQLGAQSAQPATGNNEMDTAGDDTMEGAFDLNMDTDAPAINAPTGPKAMRAGAPLRGGREKRMVGHINRALDRSGQDVLHRVRGQSGSERIGRGPPHGPRMGVGRQPRTANARATNIAAGLANMNGMPGPPGPMGPMNGMNPMNGAGSFVPPDLYAIMEQQNRMLQQMQNQLMLQQQQNGNGRGKPFDRNNRGNQFRRGGGHFNGHNTHHHQQQQQQQQSSEGAQGETAQQGEDVEMGGAKREAPNPEETVCRYNLRCGNKDCKFAHQSPAAPPNTTVDVTDTCSFGVACKNWKCTGRHPSPASKMAHQSEQDCKFFPNCSNPHCTFRHPAFPACRNGGECKIPNCKFTHVKTACKFHPCTNRNCPFLHEEGQRGTFQDKVWTADGSKEHVSDRKFVEENRPEDLVLPGSEHPDDAASPEVVV, via the exons ATGTCTATCGAAGTCGCGATCGGTACGCCTTTGGCGGATGCCCTTAACATGGCCATCCAGACAAAGATTGCTGAACTTGGATGGGCCGGTCCCGGCAACGAGGGCGCTTCCATGGCCGAGTATTTCGTTCTCATGCTCGCCAACGGCAAGTCAGAAGCCGAGGTTGCCAGCGAGATCTCCGGCGATCTACTAGGCTTGGGTCCTGAGGACCAGAGTGTGCCTGAGTTTTCAAGGTGGTTATTCGAGCAGGTCGCCGCTCTCAACAGCCAACTAGGTGCCCAGTCTGCGCAGCCTGCCACTGGAAACAACGAAATGGACACAGCCGGGGATGACACAATGGAGGGAGCTTTTGATCTCAACATGGATACAGATGCGCCTGCCATCAATGC ACCTACCGGGCCAAAAGCAATGCGCGCTGGCGCTCCCCTCCGCGGCGGCCGTGAGAAGCGTATGGTGGGCCACATCAACCGTGCGCTTGATCGATCAGGACAGGATGTTCTCCATCGTGTGCGCGGTCAGTCCGGAAGTGAGCGGATTGGGAGAGGCCCCCCACACGGACCGAGGATGGGAGTTGGGAGACAGCCAAGGACGGCAAACGCTCGCGCTACCAATATCGCCGCCGGGTTAGCCAACATGAACGGCATGCCTGGGCCCCCCGGGCCTATGGGACCGATGAACGGAATGAATCCCATGAACGGCGCTGGTAGCTTTGTGCCACCCGACCTGTACGCGATAATGGAACAGCAAAACCGCATGCTCCAGCAAATGCAGAACCAGCTCATGTtgcagcaacagcagaatGGCAATGGGCGTGGCAAACCTTTCGACCGCAACAACCGAGGGAACCAGTTCCGCCGTGGCGGCGGCCACTTCAACGGCCACAacacacaccatcatcaacaacaacaacagcagcagcagtcctCGGAAGGGGCTCAGGGCGAGACAGCACAGCAAGGCGAAGACGTTGAGATGGGCGGGGCCAAGCGTGAGGCTCCCAACCCCGAAGAGACAGTATGCCGTTACAACCTGCGGTGCGGCAATAAGGATTGCAAGTTCGCCCATCAGTCTCCGGCAGCacctcccaacaccacgGTGGACGTCACGGATACTTGCAGCTTTGGGGTAGCGTGCAAGAACTGGAAGTGCACTGGTCGGCATCCCTCGCCAGCCAGCAAGATGGCACACCAGAGCGAACAAGACTGCAAATTCTTCCCCAACTGCTCCAACCCCCATTGCACCTTCCGCCACCCAGCCTTCCCCGCGTGTCGCAACGGCGGCGAGTGCAAGATTCCAAATTGCAAGTTTACGCACGTCAAGACAGCCTGCAAATTCCACCCCTGCACCAACCGGAACTGCCCCTTCCTGCACGAGGAAGGACAGCGGGGGACTTTCCAGGACAAGGTCTGGACGGCGGACGGGTCAAAAGAACATGTCAGCGATCGCAAGTTTGTGGAGGAGAACAGACCGGAGGACCTCGTGCTTCCCGGGTCAGAACATCCAGACGATGCTGCTTCTCCAGAGGTGGTAGTCTAA